One segment of Methylocella silvestris BL2 DNA contains the following:
- a CDS encoding ROK family protein — MRIGIDLGGTKIEVLALDDSGSELIRKRQPTPAGDYAGTLDVIAELVAFVEAATGRKGSVGVAAPGAISPATGLVKNANSTVLNGKAFDRDLSAKLGRPVKIENDANCFALSEASDGAGAGVSVVFGVILGTGVGGGLVVDGKLVSGRNRIAGEWGHNPLPSALDDERPGPACYCGKFGCIETFLSGPGLARDYFARTGAALTAHEIAAAAASGETEAGRLLALYCDRLARGLAGVINIVDPDVIAVGGGLSNIDALYSGLPELIARYAFSDRIDTAVRRAVHGDSSGVRGAAWLWPIAAP, encoded by the coding sequence ATGCGCATCGGAATTGACCTCGGCGGCACGAAAATCGAGGTCTTGGCCCTCGACGATTCTGGCTCTGAACTGATCCGCAAACGCCAGCCGACGCCAGCAGGCGATTATGCGGGGACGCTCGACGTCATTGCGGAGCTCGTGGCTTTCGTCGAGGCGGCGACAGGCCGCAAAGGCAGCGTCGGCGTCGCCGCGCCCGGCGCGATCTCACCCGCGACCGGCCTCGTCAAAAACGCCAACAGCACGGTGCTGAATGGCAAGGCGTTTGATCGCGACCTTTCCGCAAAGCTCGGGCGGCCCGTCAAAATCGAGAATGACGCCAATTGCTTCGCGCTGTCGGAGGCCTCGGACGGCGCGGGGGCAGGGGTAAGCGTCGTCTTCGGCGTCATTCTCGGCACCGGCGTCGGCGGCGGCCTGGTCGTCGATGGCAAGCTTGTGTCGGGGCGCAACAGAATCGCCGGCGAATGGGGCCATAATCCGCTCCCATCCGCGCTTGACGACGAGCGGCCCGGGCCCGCCTGCTATTGCGGCAAATTCGGCTGCATCGAGACTTTTTTATCCGGCCCCGGCCTCGCCCGCGATTATTTTGCCCGTACCGGCGCGGCATTGACGGCCCATGAAATTGCCGCGGCCGCCGCGTCGGGCGAAACGGAAGCGGGACGTTTGCTTGCGCTCTATTGCGATCGTCTGGCGCGGGGCCTCGCCGGCGTCATCAATATTGTCGATCCCGATGTGATCGCGGTCGGCGGCGGCCTCTCCAATATCGACGCGCTCTACAGCGGCCTGCCGGAGCTGATTGCGCGCTATGCCTTCTCCGATCGCATCGACACAGCGGTGCGCCGCGCGGTGCATGGCGATTCGAGCGGCGTTCGCGGCGCCGCCTGGCTTTGGCCGATCGCGGCGCCCTGA
- a CDS encoding Dps family protein: protein MAPSSKALRADDTNITALHTPSDLGDNATAAIAAELNKLTADAFALYVKTKNFHWHMSGPHFRDYHLLLDEQSDQIFAAIDPLAERARKLGRTTIHSIGEIAKLSRIKDNDSAFVSPADMLDELVKDNKSFTAALRAAHEVADDHKDSATTSVLEIYIDESERRTWFLFEASRNADGGGH, encoded by the coding sequence ATGGCGCCTTCCAGCAAAGCGCTTCGCGCTGACGACACCAACATTACCGCGCTGCATACGCCGTCCGACCTCGGCGACAACGCGACCGCCGCGATCGCCGCCGAACTCAACAAACTGACGGCCGACGCCTTCGCCCTTTACGTCAAGACGAAGAATTTTCACTGGCACATGAGCGGACCGCATTTCCGCGATTATCATCTCCTGCTCGACGAGCAGAGCGACCAGATTTTCGCTGCGATCGACCCGTTGGCGGAGCGCGCGCGCAAGCTCGGCCGGACGACGATCCACTCGATCGGCGAGATCGCCAAGCTCTCCCGCATCAAGGACAATGACAGCGCCTTTGTGTCGCCAGCGGACATGCTGGACGAACTCGTAAAGGACAATAAGAGCTTCACGGCAGCTCTTCGCGCCGCCCATGAAGTCGCCGACGATCACAAGGATTCGGCGACAACCAGCGTTCTTGAAATCTACATCGACGAATCGGAACGCCGCACGTGGTTCTTGTTCGAGGCGAGCCGGAACGCCGACGGCGGCGGCCACTGA
- a CDS encoding DUF2189 domain-containing protein has translation MSSFHVIAGHGEANVYPGVRKIGLSDLRAALAAGFDDFRAMPSHLLFLAVIYIIIGAFLYPSTSGENALPLLFPVLAGYALIGPFVAIGLYEVSRRREQGLPYSWSNAFDVLRSPALPSIVAVGALLMIIFLLWLATAQALYQAQFGVWAPQSYAHFINQVLSTPAGHRLIALGVSIGFVYAVAAFSIGVISFPLMLDRDVGAAVAVYTSIKAVLVNPVVMAVWGLIVAASIVVGVATLGVGLAILTPIMGHATWHLYRRVILPD, from the coding sequence ATGAGCAGTTTTCATGTCATTGCCGGGCACGGCGAAGCAAACGTCTACCCCGGCGTTCGAAAGATCGGCTTGTCCGACCTCCGGGCCGCCCTCGCAGCGGGCTTTGACGATTTTCGCGCCATGCCGTCGCATCTTCTTTTCCTTGCAGTCATCTACATCATCATCGGGGCTTTTCTCTATCCGTCGACCTCGGGCGAAAACGCGCTGCCTCTTTTGTTTCCGGTTCTTGCCGGCTATGCGCTGATCGGTCCTTTCGTGGCGATCGGGCTTTATGAAGTCAGCCGCCGGCGCGAGCAGGGGCTGCCTTATTCATGGAGCAACGCCTTCGACGTTCTGCGCTCCCCGGCCCTTCCATCAATCGTCGCTGTCGGCGCCCTGCTAATGATCATATTTCTGTTGTGGCTCGCGACGGCGCAGGCGCTCTATCAGGCGCAGTTCGGCGTCTGGGCGCCGCAGTCCTATGCGCATTTTATCAATCAGGTCCTTTCGACTCCCGCAGGACACAGGCTGATCGCGCTTGGCGTCTCGATCGGCTTCGTCTATGCCGTGGCCGCCTTCAGCATCGGCGTCATTTCGTTTCCGTTGATGCTCGATCGCGACGTCGGCGCGGCGGTCGCCGTCTACACCTCGATCAAGGCCGTTTTGGTAAATCCCGTGGTGATGGCCGTCTGGGGCTTGATCGTCGCGGCGTCGATCGTGGTTGGCGTCGCGACCTTGGGCGTCGGCCTCGCTATTCTGACGCCAATCATGGGCCACGCGACCTGGCATCTTTATCGCCGCGTCATCCTCCCCGATTAA
- a CDS encoding SHOCT domain-containing protein, translating to MQGLTPEGQRLVDEIAVRHGFSSDAASSLFQALALGNGVQAQFNHPEFGGMGQWSQGGMIMIGDMFNQNLKWRVSALCDDLAGLSRTDGVFVRQPPAPSSWQGQSYNVSGASVSLYAQGFGGGWWPADLGQPSSSGSQNDLQYAFFPGARRLAIRKGERITVYDSGDHNISGVSQQQGGDQTLTFSSQYGAVRLGDLKIVGQPDAAPPVPPQSTSPRQEARAPDAQILTPVDPQMNFAAPRAAEMPAPQASESDVFVTLEKLAALREKKIISDDEFAAKKSELLARL from the coding sequence ATGCAGGGGCTGACCCCCGAGGGCCAAAGGCTCGTTGACGAGATCGCCGTCAGGCATGGTTTCAGTAGCGACGCCGCTTCGTCCTTGTTCCAGGCTCTGGCGCTCGGAAACGGCGTTCAGGCCCAATTCAATCATCCCGAATTCGGCGGCATGGGTCAGTGGTCGCAAGGCGGCATGATCATGATCGGCGACATGTTCAACCAGAATCTGAAATGGCGCGTCAGCGCGCTCTGCGACGATCTCGCCGGGCTGTCGCGCACGGATGGCGTTTTCGTCCGTCAACCGCCGGCTCCAAGCTCCTGGCAGGGGCAGAGCTACAATGTGTCGGGAGCGAGCGTCAGCCTGTACGCCCAGGGCTTTGGCGGCGGCTGGTGGCCGGCCGACCTCGGCCAGCCCTCGTCTTCGGGCAGCCAGAATGACCTGCAATATGCGTTTTTCCCGGGCGCGCGGCGCCTTGCGATCCGCAAGGGCGAGCGCATCACCGTCTATGATTCCGGCGATCACAATATTTCGGGCGTGTCGCAACAGCAGGGCGGCGACCAGACGCTGACGTTCAGCAGCCAATATGGCGCCGTGAGGCTCGGCGACCTCAAGATCGTGGGGCAGCCGGACGCCGCGCCGCCGGTCCCCCCTCAATCGACCTCGCCCAGGCAGGAGGCGCGGGCGCCAGACGCGCAAATCCTGACGCCGGTCGATCCGCAGATGAATTTCGCCGCGCCACGGGCGGCGGAGATGCCGGCGCCGCAGGCAAGCGAAAGCGACGTGTTCGTCACCCTCGAAAAGCTGGCCGCCCTTCGCGAGAAAAAGATCATAAGCGACGATGAATTCGCGGCGAAGAAATCAGAGCTGCTGGCCCGGCTCTAG
- a CDS encoding polyhydroxyalkanoate depolymerase, producing the protein MMYEAYGAQANVLDFCRPLASATVAALRQPWPMFGEMLSTRKFAGMLETFANLAITHERLPFDITEVADGNEIVPVTEEVVASTPFATLLRFKKETSAQQQRVLIVAPMSGHFATLLKATVKTMLQHHDVYITDWRNIRDIPIAEGEFSFDTYVDHVIDFLRVMGPRSHVVAVCQPCVAVLAAASIMAEQDDPAQPASMTLMAGPIDTRINPTKVNELAKTKPIEWFERNLLANVPKKFGGAGRKVYPGFMQLTAFVSMNPERHMQSFKDMAKAYTENDMPKFKFIKDFYAEYFAIMDLPAEFYIPTVKTVFQDHLLPLGKLEVHGRTIKPKAIRKTALLTIEGERDDICGLGQTLAAQDLCSGLRQYKKSHHVQTGVGHYGTFSGRRWNNEIYPKLRDVIEMTA; encoded by the coding sequence ATGATGTATGAAGCCTATGGCGCACAGGCCAATGTGCTCGATTTTTGCCGTCCTCTCGCTTCGGCGACGGTGGCGGCCCTGCGGCAACCCTGGCCCATGTTTGGCGAGATGTTGTCCACGCGTAAATTCGCGGGAATGCTCGAAACCTTCGCAAATCTCGCCATCACGCATGAGCGTCTGCCTTTCGATATTACGGAAGTCGCGGACGGCAACGAGATTGTCCCGGTGACCGAGGAAGTCGTCGCTTCGACGCCTTTCGCGACGCTTCTGCGATTCAAGAAGGAGACGAGCGCGCAGCAGCAGCGCGTGCTGATCGTCGCGCCGATGTCCGGCCATTTTGCGACCCTGCTCAAGGCCACGGTGAAGACGATGCTGCAGCATCACGACGTCTACATCACCGACTGGCGCAATATAAGGGATATCCCGATCGCCGAGGGCGAGTTCAGCTTCGACACTTACGTCGATCACGTGATCGATTTTCTACGCGTGATGGGGCCGAGGTCGCATGTCGTCGCCGTCTGCCAGCCTTGCGTCGCCGTGCTCGCCGCAGCCTCGATCATGGCTGAGCAGGATGACCCCGCGCAGCCGGCGAGCATGACGCTGATGGCCGGGCCAATCGACACCCGGATCAACCCGACCAAGGTCAATGAGCTCGCGAAGACGAAGCCGATCGAATGGTTCGAGCGCAATCTCCTCGCTAACGTGCCGAAAAAATTCGGCGGCGCGGGGCGGAAGGTCTATCCGGGCTTCATGCAGCTCACCGCTTTCGTGAGCATGAATCCCGAACGCCATATGCAGTCATTCAAGGATATGGCGAAAGCCTATACCGAAAACGACATGCCGAAGTTCAAATTCATCAAGGATTTTTACGCCGAATATTTCGCCATCATGGATCTGCCGGCGGAATTTTATATTCCAACCGTCAAGACCGTCTTTCAGGATCATTTGCTTCCGCTCGGCAAGCTGGAGGTGCATGGACGGACGATCAAGCCGAAGGCGATCCGCAAGACGGCGCTGCTCACCATAGAGGGCGAGCGCGACGATATTTGCGGGCTCGGCCAGACGCTGGCGGCGCAAGATCTCTGCTCCGGCCTCAGGCAGTATAAGAAATCGCACCATGTCCAGACCGGCGTCGGCCACTACGGCACTTTTAGCGGCCGGCGCTGGAACAATGAGATCTATCCGAAACTTCGCGACGTGATCGAAATGACCGCCTGA
- a CDS encoding glutathione S-transferase — translation MSEAILTISSKNYSSWSLRGWLMTKFSGLPFEEKAVSIDDPAMRAELLLLSSSFLIPNLEHNGLKIWDTLAIGEYLNEIRPDAHLLPSDLERRSRCRSISGEMHSGFGPMRSALPMNLKGDFPNFKVWARAQADIDRITAIWREHLGLYGGPFLLGERSLADAMYAPVVTRLRTYHVPVDAKCSAYCDAIMAMPEMTEWTEAAKAEPEDMEELEVEF, via the coding sequence TTGAGCGAGGCCATTCTGACCATCAGCAGCAAGAACTATTCCTCATGGTCCTTGCGGGGCTGGCTGATGACGAAATTTTCCGGTCTGCCCTTTGAGGAAAAGGCCGTCTCGATCGACGATCCGGCGATGCGGGCGGAGCTGTTGCTGCTGTCGTCGTCCTTCCTGATCCCAAATCTGGAGCATAATGGCCTGAAGATCTGGGATACGCTGGCGATCGGCGAATATCTGAATGAAATCAGGCCGGACGCCCATCTCTTGCCATCCGACCTCGAAAGGCGTTCGCGCTGCCGCTCGATCAGCGGCGAGATGCATTCGGGCTTCGGACCGATGCGCTCCGCGTTGCCGATGAACCTCAAGGGCGATTTTCCGAACTTCAAGGTCTGGGCGCGCGCGCAGGCCGACATCGATCGGATCACCGCGATTTGGCGGGAGCACCTCGGTCTCTACGGCGGCCCGTTCCTGCTTGGCGAGCGCTCGCTTGCCGACGCCATGTATGCGCCCGTCGTGACGCGGCTGCGCACCTATCACGTCCCGGTCGACGCAAAATGCAGCGCCTACTGCGACGCCATCATGGCGATGCCGGAAATGACGGAATGGACCGAGGCGGCGAAAGCCGAGCCCGAGGACATGGAAGAGCTCGAGGTCGAATTCTAG
- a CDS encoding tellurite resistance TerB family protein produces the protein MFDAKQLLDLIAGGRLGAGGDAAAASVNDTIERGKAAVGDAAAAAKDATTNAANQTAATLSNVLGQAQEQFKGTQAADYIGKAKDLVEQNPVGTLATLGGLAALLIGTPGGRKTTGGLATIGGLAAIGGLAYKALRNYQEGKPLTQGVPGLEQLTAPPQETPFSADAHTNDTALLLVRTLVATAAADGNVDQAQRTQIIGQIKSAGVDEAAAEFLDHEIANPASATDIAAAVGSSKELALQVYAAAHIVARTPQELAFLKSLASALALDPALVAHIDATAASLATHG, from the coding sequence ATGTTCGACGCAAAGCAGCTTTTGGACCTGATCGCGGGCGGCAGGCTCGGAGCTGGCGGGGACGCCGCCGCGGCAAGCGTCAATGACACGATTGAACGCGGCAAGGCTGCCGTCGGCGACGCCGCCGCAGCCGCAAAGGACGCCACCACAAACGCCGCCAATCAGACCGCGGCGACGCTCTCAAATGTGCTGGGACAGGCTCAGGAGCAGTTCAAGGGCACGCAAGCGGCCGACTATATCGGCAAGGCAAAGGATCTCGTCGAGCAGAACCCGGTCGGCACGCTGGCGACCCTTGGCGGCCTCGCCGCGCTTTTGATCGGCACTCCGGGCGGCCGCAAGACGACAGGAGGACTCGCAACGATTGGCGGCCTCGCAGCGATTGGCGGCCTCGCCTATAAGGCGCTGCGCAACTATCAAGAGGGAAAGCCGCTGACGCAGGGCGTGCCCGGTCTTGAGCAATTGACCGCGCCGCCGCAGGAGACTCCCTTCTCAGCCGACGCCCATACCAATGACACCGCATTGCTGCTGGTGCGCACGCTGGTTGCGACCGCGGCGGCCGACGGCAATGTCGACCAGGCCCAGCGCACGCAGATCATCGGCCAGATCAAGAGCGCGGGCGTCGATGAGGCGGCGGCCGAGTTTCTCGATCATGAAATCGCAAATCCAGCGAGCGCAACGGACATCGCCGCCGCGGTCGGCTCGTCGAAGGAGCTGGCGCTGCAGGTTTACGCCGCTGCTCATATCGTCGCGCGCACCCCGCAGGAGCTGGCGTTCCTGAAGTCGCTCGCCTCCGCTCTCGCGCTCGACCCTGCGCTGGTGGCTCACATCGACGCGACCGCAGCGTCTCTTGCAACGCACGGCTGA
- a CDS encoding cupin domain-containing protein, with product MSVVDLKKPSADQAETKFSIVKADENEFHGEGLRGFFEYRDLGIADATNGKVIAHLVRAKKPPTDGTGWHRHIADFQIVLMTKGWARFMYEDKETLVKAGDCIHQRPGITHYLFDYSPDMEYLEIVGPADFGTVDAPAPAGAVVPPITPWK from the coding sequence ATGAGCGTCGTCGATCTCAAGAAGCCTTCCGCGGATCAGGCCGAGACGAAATTCTCGATCGTGAAGGCAGACGAAAATGAGTTTCATGGCGAAGGCCTGCGCGGCTTCTTCGAATATCGCGATCTCGGCATCGCCGACGCCACCAATGGCAAGGTGATCGCCCACCTCGTGCGCGCGAAAAAGCCGCCGACGGACGGCACCGGTTGGCATCGCCATATCGCCGATTTTCAGATCGTTCTGATGACCAAAGGCTGGGCGCGCTTCATGTATGAAGACAAGGAAACCCTGGTCAAGGCCGGCGACTGCATCCATCAGCGCCCGGGAATAACCCATTATCTCTTCGACTACTCGCCGGACATGGAATATCTCGAGATCGTCGGGCCGGCCGATTTCGGCACGGTCGACGCTCCCGCCCCGGCCGGCGCCGTGGTGCCTCCGATCACGCCCTGGAAATAG
- a CDS encoding GNAT family N-acetyltransferase, with the protein MGLTATITTAHTKDAAEILAFLRASGDEKLLPRPDSDYRRAIEAGIFCLARSEDRLIGVAGAFVLSDSPPVLIEMGSCYVAADFRGFGLQKLFVRARIAAATALIHQDARILTAITPQNLGSRASVLKAGFEPLTEDSRVLMELCGYCAARPGETSDRLCCCDFFYIPRGRQLREIEVLLDAPTVTTVRANGERLMVSIDIDALEGAPRARLDALVKAQEPADRIGAQA; encoded by the coding sequence ATGGGTTTGACGGCGACGATCACGACGGCGCACACGAAGGATGCTGCGGAGATCCTCGCTTTTCTGCGCGCCTCCGGCGACGAGAAGCTCCTGCCTCGGCCCGATTCCGACTACCGCCGCGCCATCGAGGCCGGGATTTTCTGCCTCGCTCGCAGCGAGGACCGGCTCATCGGCGTCGCCGGCGCCTTTGTCCTCAGCGATTCTCCGCCGGTGCTGATCGAAATGGGAAGCTGCTACGTCGCTGCCGATTTTCGCGGCTTCGGTCTGCAGAAGCTTTTCGTGCGCGCCCGCATCGCCGCCGCGACGGCGCTGATTCATCAGGACGCGCGGATTTTGACGGCGATCACGCCGCAAAATCTTGGCTCTCGCGCGTCCGTGCTGAAAGCCGGTTTCGAGCCCCTGACGGAGGATTCGCGGGTTCTCATGGAGCTTTGCGGCTATTGCGCTGCTCGGCCGGGCGAAACTTCGGATCGCCTCTGCTGCTGCGATTTTTTCTATATTCCACGCGGACGCCAGCTTCGCGAGATCGAAGTCTTGCTCGATGCTCCGACGGTCACGACTGTTCGCGCTAATGGCGAGCGGCTGATGGTCTCGATCGACATCGACGCTCTCGAGGGCGCGCCGCGCGCGCGGCTCGATGCGCTCGTCAAGGCGCAGGAGCCTGCGGACCGGATCGGCGCGCAGGCATGA
- the astB gene encoding N-succinylarginine dihydrolase — MEAEEINFDGLVGPTHNFGGLSLGNVASIASKGRASNPRAAALQGLAKMRLMMGLGVPQGILPPHERPHVGALRRLGFSGTDGAIVEAAFKADPTLLANLSSASAMWTANAATVSPSADTEDGRVHITPANLAAKLHRSIEAAFSTRLLRAIFADPDHFVVHDFLPQSGKFGDEGAANHMRLAPNHGAPGVEIFVYGRSAFDEGAPDRGFEPRQALEASQAVARLHGLGEGKALFLQQARQAVDAGAFHNDVVAVANGPVLFAHEHAFEDGEASFEAIPAACSFNASLIVAREAEVPLTEAVRSYLFNSQLVSRPGKPGSMTLTLPEDVKSSPAALAFAQGLVASGTTPIDELIFVDLRQSMWNGGGPACLRLRIVLTGAERDAMQGKVLLDEILLARLEDWVSRHYRDRLTGADLGDPALLEEGRRALDELSGLLGLGSIYPFQRA; from the coding sequence ATGGAGGCTGAGGAGATTAATTTCGACGGGCTTGTCGGCCCGACGCATAATTTCGGCGGCCTGTCGCTGGGCAATGTCGCCTCGATCGCCAGCAAGGGGCGCGCATCGAATCCGCGGGCGGCGGCCCTGCAGGGGCTCGCCAAGATGCGGCTGATGATGGGGCTTGGCGTCCCCCAGGGGATTTTGCCGCCGCATGAGCGCCCGCATGTCGGGGCGTTGCGGCGTCTTGGTTTTTCCGGGACGGACGGCGCGATCGTCGAAGCCGCGTTTAAGGCCGATCCGACGCTTCTCGCCAATCTGTCGTCGGCTTCCGCGATGTGGACGGCCAATGCGGCGACGGTCTCGCCGAGCGCCGACACAGAGGATGGGCGCGTCCACATCACGCCGGCCAATCTCGCGGCGAAGCTGCATCGGTCAATCGAGGCGGCGTTTTCGACGCGCCTGTTGCGCGCGATCTTCGCCGATCCGGATCATTTCGTCGTCCATGATTTCCTGCCCCAATCCGGCAAATTCGGGGATGAGGGCGCAGCGAACCATATGAGGCTCGCGCCGAACCATGGCGCGCCCGGCGTCGAGATTTTTGTCTACGGCCGCTCGGCCTTCGACGAAGGCGCTCCCGATAGAGGATTCGAGCCGAGGCAGGCCCTTGAGGCCTCGCAGGCGGTCGCCCGGCTCCATGGGCTCGGCGAAGGCAAGGCGCTGTTTCTGCAGCAGGCGCGGCAGGCGGTCGACGCCGGCGCGTTTCATAATGACGTTGTCGCGGTGGCCAATGGTCCTGTGTTGTTCGCGCACGAACACGCCTTCGAAGACGGCGAGGCTTCTTTCGAGGCGATCCCAGCGGCCTGTTCGTTCAACGCGTCGCTGATCGTGGCGCGCGAGGCGGAGGTTCCGCTGACCGAGGCGGTGCGCAGCTATCTGTTCAACAGCCAGCTGGTGTCCCGGCCGGGAAAGCCCGGATCGATGACGCTGACCCTGCCGGAAGACGTAAAGTCATCGCCCGCGGCCCTCGCCTTCGCGCAGGGATTGGTCGCGAGCGGGACGACGCCGATCGACGAGCTGATCTTCGTCGATCTGCGGCAGAGCATGTGGAATGGCGGCGGCCCGGCCTGCCTGCGGCTTCGAATCGTGCTGACGGGCGCCGAGCGCGACGCCATGCAAGGCAAAGTGCTGCTCGACGAGATACTGCTGGCGCGGCTTGAAGACTGGGTCAGCCGCCACTACCGCGACCGGCTGACGGGCGCTGATCTCGGCGATCCCGCTCTGCTCGAGGAAGGCCGCCGGGCGCTCGACGAATTGTCGGGCCTGCTCGGACTTGGCTCGATCTATCCGTTTCAACGCGCCTAG